The following DNA comes from Candidatus Eisenbacteria bacterium.
CCCGGGACCGGCGCGGGCCACGGCACCGTCCAGCGTGTCGCACAGGCCCGAGACGATCAGGAGCGCCGCGGTCCAGTCGTACCGGCCCTGCGCCAGCGTGACCGCCGCCGCCACGCTGAGCGCGAAGCCCGTGACCGTGACGTGCGTGGCGGTCACGCCCGCGCGGTGCAGCACGGCGGCGGGACCCGCGATCAGCGCGCGGACTTGTTCCTTCAGCGGCAGGTTCAAGCTTCGTCCGGGTCGTCCGGCCCGCCGCGCGACTTCCGCATGGACCGGGTGTGTCCGCCGATGACCACAGCGATCTCGCCGCGGGGCTCGGTCTCCCGGAAGCGCGCCGCCAGCTCGGGCAGCGTGCCCCGCACCACTTCCTCGTGCATCTTCGTCAGTTCCCGGCACACCGCGGCCGGCCGGTCGCCCAGCTCCGCGGCGGCGTCCTCGAGAAAGTCCGCCAGCCGGTGCGAGCTCTCGTAGTAGATCAGCGTCCCCTCGTAGTCGCGCAGCTCCGAGAGGTCCCTGCGGCGCCCGGCCGACTTCCGCGGCGGAAACCCACGGAACAGGAACTGGTCGGTGGGCAGCCCACTCACCTGCAGCGCGGTGACCGCCGCCGAGGGGCCCGGGATGGAAACCACGGGGATCCCGCGCGCCACCGCCTCGCGCACCAGCCGGAACCCGGGATCGCTGATGCCCGGCGAGCCCGCGTCGGTGATCACCGCGATGCGCCGGCCCTCTTCGAGGGCGCGCATCACCGGCTCGAGGCGGCGGGCCTCGTTGTGCTCGAAGAAACTCGAGAGGGGCTTGGATATCGCGTAGCGGTCGAGCAGCACCCGGGCGCGCCGCGTGTCCTCGGCCAGGATCTGATCCACTTCTCCCAGGACCCGCACCGCGCGGTGGGTGATGTCCTCGAGGTTCCCGATGGGAGTTCCGATAAGGTAAAGGCAACCGGCGGCACGATTCGAATCAGCGCACACTAGCACACCTCCGCGGGGAGCGGCAACACGGGGGGGCCTCCAGGCGGTCCCGCCCGGGGGCGCCGGCCGCACCCGCGTTGACATTGCCGCCCCCATGTCCCACCGTCACTTGCGAGGGGCGCAACTTTCGCCCCGCCCCGTGCGTCCAAGGTTGCGGAGGTGACCCGACCATGTTCATGCCTTTCTTCGATTCCACGATGCTCCTGGTGCTGCCGGCGCTGGCACTCGCGCTGTTCGCGCAGTGGAGGGTGAAGTCCACCTTCCGGCGCCTGAGCGAGGTGCCTTCTGCCGCCGGGCGCACCGGCCGCGAGGTGGCCGAGAGCCTGCTCGCCGCCAACGGCATCAGCGGGGTGACGGTCCAGGAGGTGCCGGGGCAGCTGACCGACAACTTCGACCCGCGCAACCGCACCGTCAACCTGTCCGAGGAAATCTACAACGGCACCTCGGTGGCGGCGCTGGGCGTGGCCGCGCACGAGATCGGCCACGTCATCCAGCACGAGCAGGGCTACGCGCCCATCCGCATGCGCGACGCCATCGTGCCCGTCGCGGGCCTGGGCTCCAACCTGGCCTTCCCGTTGTTCCTCATCGGGATGCTCTTCGGCCGCGGCATGGGCGTGTGGCTGATGGACCTGGGCATCGCGCTGTTCGGCATGGCGGTGCTGTTCCACGTGGTCACGCTGCCCACCGAGTTCGACGCCAGCAAACGCGCGCTGCAGCAGCTCGAGGGCCGCGGGATCCTGGCTTCCTCGGAGATCGGCGGCGCGCGCCAGGTGCTCAATGCGGCCGCGCTCACCTACGTGGCGGCGGCCACCATGGCGCTGCTGCAGCTGCTGCGCCTGGTCCTGATCCGAAACTCCCGCAACTGATTTCCCGCCCGCGCCGCGCGCGGGCCGGGCCTGGCGAAGCGCGCCACGCGCCGGAGGGCGGCGTCGAAATCCCGCGGGGCCACACCCGCGGCCCCGTAGCGAACGAGGGGAAGAGGACGAGCCTCTTCCCCTCCGCATTTCCGGCGCCGACTGCCCGGCGCGCACTCAGCCCTGCTGCGAGACGATTTCCTTCAGCTCCTTGGAGACCTTGAACAGCGGCACACGACGCGCAGGCACCGGGACGGACTCGCCGGTGCGGGGATTGCGCGCGAGGCGCGGCTTGCGATCCTTCACCTTGAAGGTCCCGAAGCCCCGGATCTCGATGTGCTGGCCACTCGCCAGGGACTTCGAAACCGCGTCCAGGAACGCATCGACGGTGTCGGCCACGTCCTTCTTGGTGAGACCCGTGCGCTCCGCAATCTCATCCACGATATCGGCTTTCGTCATCGCCACTCTCCTCTGCCGGGGCTTTGGGGGCCCGGCGCAAGACCGGGGACAGCGCGCCGCGGTCCCGCGGCCGGTCTTCTCTGGTTCCTTCGCCGTTCATCCTATGCAGTTCGGCGGACCTGTCAAGCTAAGTCTAAGAGCAGCAACGTGCAATGCGCGGGGATGCGGAATGCCGCCGCGGGCCCGGGGCGCCCGGATGTGGCGCTCCCGGGCCTGTCGGCCGACGGGTGGCTAAGTCTAAGTTGTTAGGAATGTTGAACTTGGCGCTCCGGGGCGGGGTTCGGCTGGCACGCCGGTTGCGATAAGGGGGGCAGAGCCTCGAACCGGCTCGGCTAGGACGGCGGGGGTGTGGTGGCGCACTGACGACAAAACGCCATCGACCACACCAGAGCGACCCACATCGCTGCTGCCCACCCCCGTCCGTCCCTGCCGAGCGGGATCGCCGAGGTGAACCTGCGCAAAGAAGCGGGGCCGCCGGGACCGGCCCCGCTTCCTCTTTCCTGGTTGCGACCGTCGCCTTCTCGCGCGGTGCTCCCGCGGCCGCCCGGACCCGTGATCCGCCCGCCTACGAGTCCTTCTCCTCCGGCTCGCTCCACTCCGTCTCGCCGTTGACCAGCGAGATGTCCGCCGATTCCAGGACTTCCTTCGCCTCGTCCTCGCGCGTGGGGGGCACCAGCAGGTCGTGCTCGCCGCTGGGGGCGGTGCTCAGCGTGCCGGGCGCGAAGCGCACCGCGGGGATGTGACTCTGGTCGAGCAGCTGGCGGCGCGCCTCCACCTCCCACTCCTCGCTGCTGGAGAACACGCTGGTCCACGGCGAGGTGTCGGCGGCGCCCAGGTCGCTCTCGCACACGTAGCGCCCCTCGCTCTCCTGCGCGCACTCCTCGCAGATGGGCGATTCACACGCCACGCAGTGCGCGATGGCCTCGCGCCTCGGATGTTCCGTGCAGGTCTCGCCCATCTCCGGCACCACCGCGCCGCAGTGCGGACAGTAGCCGTGCGAAGGGTCGAAGATGGCCGCGCAGTTCTCGCAGGTTTCGGGGCTGGATTCGCTCTCGTTGAATTCGTCGCTCATCGGACCTTTCCCCTCGTGGGGGCCTCGCGGCCCCGCGTCAGGGTGAGATGACCTTCGCCCGCACCTGCGGCGGGCTCACATTGAGGTACGGCGAGCCGGGGCGCAGCGCCACCGTGCCCTCGCTGCCCGCGGCCTCCCGGCGCGGGTGGAAGGGCTCGGTCGGCACCCAGGACATCCGCGCCAGCAGGGACGCGGGGCCGTCCACGTTCACACTTTCGGGTTCCGCGCGGCACGCCAGCGCGGGGTTCCTCGATTCCGTCACCACCCGTACCGGCAGCCGCGCGCGCTGGCGGCGGTCCATCTGCAGCGCCAGCGTCTCGGGCTCGGCCACCTGGGCGGCGCTCACGGTGATGCCCGGGGGCAGTTGCACGTCCCGCGGGCTCAACAGGTGTCGCACGCTGCCCGGGCCGGCCTCGGCCAGGTCCACCTGCACCCAGGTGCCGCGCAGCAGCGCCAGGTAGATGTCGCGGCCGCGGCCCCGGAAGCTCACCAGCGCATCCCCGGGCACGCGGCCCATGGCCACCAGCGAGTCGGAGAGATTCACCAGGCGCAGCGGCACGCGGAACTTGAGCTCCTGCTCACGGTCGGTGGCCACGTGCAGGAACACCAGCATCGCCAGGAGCAGCGACATCATCTTGATGCCCAGGTTGCCGAACAGCCACCGCAGCAGCGCCATCATGATTCGTCCGCGTCCATCTCGGCGGCATCCGCTCCCGGTTCCGTCGCGCCCGCTCCCAGTTCATCCGCGCCGGCCCCCGGTTCCGCCGCGCCCGGACCCACCGCCAGGCCGTAGCGTTCCATCCGCGAGTACAGCGTGCGCCGGGTGAGACCCAGCAGCCGCGCCGCCTGGCTCTTGTTGCCCTGGGCCCGCGCGATCGCCTTCAATATCAGGTCCTTCTCGAGGTCCTCGAGAACCAGCCCGCCCGGCGGGAAGTCCACGTCCAGCCCGCCCGCGGCCGCGGGCCGGGCCGCCAGCGCCGGCAGGTGCTCCACCCCGATCGGGCCGGGCCCGGCGGTGATCACGATCCGCTGCACCAGGTTCTCCAGCTCGCGCACGTTGCCCGGGTAGGCGTACTCGATCAGCCGCTTGCGGGCCTCGGGCGAGAGCGTCTCCAGGCACGCGCCGTGCTGCTTCAGGAAGTGCTCCAGCAGCAGCGCCACGTCCGCGCCGCGCTCGCGCAGCGGCGGCAGGTGGATGGGGAACACGTTGAGCCGGTAGAACAGGTCCTCGCGGAACTCCCGCTTGGCGATGGCGCCCTCGAGGTCGCGGTTGGTGGCCGAGAGGATGCGGCAGTCGGACACCAGCGGCTGCGTGCCGCCCACGCGCAGGAACGTCTTTTCCTCCAGCACCTGGAGGATCTTCACCTGCAGCGCCGGGGTGATGTCGCCCACTTCGTCGAGGAAGATGCTGCCGCCGTGCGCCAGCTCGAAGCGCCCCGGCTTCTCGCGCACCGCCCCGGTGAAGGAGCCCTTCTCGTGCCCGAACAGCTCGCTCTCGAGCAGGTTCTCCGGGATCGCGCCGCAGTTCACCTTCACGAACGGCCCGGAGGCGCGCGCGCTGCGGAAGTGGATGGCCCGCGCCAGCACGTCCTTGCCGGTGCCCGATTCCCCCCGCAGCAGCACCGTGGCGTCGGTGGCCGCCAC
Coding sequences within:
- a CDS encoding zinc metallopeptidase → MFMPFFDSTMLLVLPALALALFAQWRVKSTFRRLSEVPSAAGRTGREVAESLLAANGISGVTVQEVPGQLTDNFDPRNRTVNLSEEIYNGTSVAALGVAAHEIGHVIQHEQGYAPIRMRDAIVPVAGLGSNLAFPLFLIGMLFGRGMGVWLMDLGIALFGMAVLFHVVTLPTEFDASKRALQQLEGRGILASSEIGGARQVLNAAALTYVAAATMALLQLLRLVLIRNSRN
- a CDS encoding sigma-54-dependent Fis family transcriptional regulator — protein: MDLLLVDDEPRLAKLLGDTLAEEGHAVRVEHSGPGAVGALAARRFDLVITDLRMEPPDGLELLRIIKRDHPDTEVILLTAFATVDAAVQAMRDGAFDFLNKPVQLDELRVRVRKVGAKVEDRRERERLARENELLRESLGSIAGFEKVIGRSQTMQKAMALAERVAATDATVLLRGESGTGKDVLARAIHFRSARASGPFVKVNCGAIPENLLESELFGHEKGSFTGAVREKPGRFELAHGGSIFLDEVGDITPALQVKILQVLEEKTFLRVGGTQPLVSDCRILSATNRDLEGAIAKREFREDLFYRLNVFPIHLPPLRERGADVALLLEHFLKQHGACLETLSPEARKRLIEYAYPGNVRELENLVQRIVITAGPGPIGVEHLPALAARPAAAGGLDVDFPPGGLVLEDLEKDLILKAIARAQGNKSQAARLLGLTRRTLYSRMERYGLAVGPGAAEPGAGADELGAGATEPGADAAEMDADES
- a CDS encoding integration host factor subunit beta, which translates into the protein MTKADIVDEIAERTGLTKKDVADTVDAFLDAVSKSLASGQHIEIRGFGTFKVKDRKPRLARNPRTGESVPVPARRVPLFKVSKELKEIVSQQG
- the rsmI gene encoding 16S rRNA (cytidine(1402)-2'-O)-methyltransferase, which translates into the protein MCADSNRAAGCLYLIGTPIGNLEDITHRAVRVLGEVDQILAEDTRRARVLLDRYAISKPLSSFFEHNEARRLEPVMRALEEGRRIAVITDAGSPGISDPGFRLVREAVARGIPVVSIPGPSAAVTALQVSGLPTDQFLFRGFPPRKSAGRRRDLSELRDYEGTLIYYESSHRLADFLEDAAAELGDRPAAVCRELTKMHEEVVRGTLPELAARFRETEPRGEIAVVIGGHTRSMRKSRGGPDDPDEA